Proteins encoded within one genomic window of Streptomyces sp. NBC_00523:
- the dtd gene encoding D-aminoacyl-tRNA deacylase: MRAVVQRVDGASVTVADAADGDGGSRVVGEITGEGLCVLVGVTHDDTPEKAAQLARKLWSVRILEGEKSCSDVNAPLLVISQFTLYGDARKGRRPTWNAAAPGEVAEPLVDEVVARLRALGATVETGRFGADMRVSLTNHGPFTVIVEV; encoded by the coding sequence ATGCGTGCAGTGGTACAGAGGGTGGATGGTGCGAGCGTCACGGTGGCGGACGCCGCGGACGGCGACGGCGGTTCCCGCGTCGTCGGGGAGATAACCGGCGAGGGCCTGTGTGTGCTGGTGGGGGTGACCCACGACGACACCCCGGAGAAGGCGGCGCAGCTCGCCCGGAAGCTCTGGTCGGTCCGCATTCTGGAGGGCGAGAAGTCCTGCTCCGACGTGAATGCGCCGCTTCTGGTGATTTCGCAGTTCACCCTCTACGGGGATGCCCGGAAGGGCCGCCGCCCCACCTGGAACGCCGCCGCGCCCGGCGAGGTCGCCGAGCCGCTGGTGGACGAGGTGGTGGCGCGGCTGCGGGCGCTCGGGGCGACGGTGGAGACGGGCCGGTTCGGGGCGGACATGCGCGTCTCGCTCACCAACCACGGCCCGTTCACCGTCATCGTCGAGGTCTGA
- a CDS encoding RsiG family protein, with protein MSTHGTGQSPGAVPVARPGVSSTGNGTSISTMRPPVQRTGQGDDTGDGAARAELTALRLPELRALRRDAQRDEADLSYVRRLVQGRIDILRAELARRRDPESPVVDRLSEILADAPSPQRSSARHVTLSTPRSDKYRKLAAETLAEVELSDLDARTDEELHTAMGRLVRYEQQVSRRRHRLQRTADGCGAEIARRYRDGEAQVDDLLA; from the coding sequence ATGAGCACCCATGGAACCGGGCAGTCCCCGGGCGCAGTGCCGGTCGCGCGCCCCGGTGTCAGCAGCACGGGCAACGGTACGAGCATCAGCACCATGCGCCCACCCGTACAGCGGACCGGGCAGGGCGACGACACCGGCGACGGAGCGGCCCGGGCCGAACTGACCGCCCTGCGCCTGCCGGAGCTGCGCGCGCTGCGCCGCGACGCCCAGCGCGACGAGGCCGACCTCAGCTATGTGCGGCGGCTCGTGCAGGGGCGGATCGACATCCTGCGGGCCGAGCTGGCCCGGCGCCGGGACCCGGAGTCGCCCGTGGTGGACCGGCTGTCGGAGATCCTCGCCGACGCCCCGTCCCCGCAGCGCTCGTCCGCCCGGCACGTCACGCTGTCCACGCCGCGCAGCGACAAGTACCGCAAGCTCGCCGCCGAGACGCTGGCCGAGGTGGAGCTGTCCGACCTCGACGCCCGGACGGACGAAGAGCTGCACACCGCGATGGGGCGCCTCGTCCGCTACGAACAGCAGGTTTCCCGGCGCCGGCACCGGCTCCAGCGCACGGCGGACGGTTGCGGCGCGGAGATCGCCCGCAGGTACCGTGACGGGGAAGCACAAGTAGACGACCTGCTCGCCTGA